One window of the Shewanella khirikhana genome contains the following:
- a CDS encoding ArsJ-associated glyceraldehyde-3-phosphate dehydrogenase codes for MGKIKVGINGFGRMGRLTLRAAWGNDDIEFVHINDPAGDATALAHLLEFDSVHGRWAHPVASDGCNILIGDARISTSMNKGIDETDWSGCDLVIEASGKMKTKAVLEAYLAQGVKRVVVTAPVKEEGILNVVMGINHQLYRPDEHPIVTAASCTTNCLAPVVKVIHESLGIKHGSMTTIHDITNTQTILDAPHKDLRRARACGMSLIPTTTGSATAITHIFPELKGRLNGHAVRVPLANASLTDCVFEVERPTTEVEVNALLKAAADGELKGILGFEERPLVSIDYRTDPRSSVVDALSTMVVNGTQVKLYCWYDNEWGYANRVAELALMVGRMDKA; via the coding sequence ATGGGCAAGATTAAGGTTGGTATCAACGGCTTTGGCCGCATGGGCAGACTGACACTGCGCGCAGCCTGGGGCAATGACGATATTGAGTTTGTGCATATCAACGACCCGGCGGGGGATGCCACGGCGCTGGCGCACCTGCTCGAGTTCGACTCAGTGCACGGCCGCTGGGCGCATCCGGTTGCCAGCGATGGCTGCAATATCCTGATTGGTGACGCTCGCATCTCTACCAGCATGAATAAGGGTATCGATGAGACCGACTGGTCCGGCTGCGATCTGGTGATTGAAGCGTCCGGCAAGATGAAAACCAAGGCGGTGCTGGAGGCGTATCTTGCCCAGGGCGTGAAGCGTGTAGTGGTAACAGCGCCGGTAAAAGAAGAGGGCATCCTTAACGTGGTGATGGGCATAAACCATCAACTTTATCGCCCCGATGAGCATCCGATTGTGACGGCCGCCTCCTGCACCACCAACTGTCTGGCGCCTGTGGTCAAGGTGATCCACGAAAGCCTTGGCATCAAACACGGCTCCATGACCACCATCCACGATATCACCAACACCCAGACAATTCTGGATGCGCCCCACAAGGATTTGCGCCGTGCCCGCGCCTGCGGCATGAGCCTTATTCCCACCACCACAGGCAGTGCCACCGCCATCACTCATATTTTCCCTGAGCTGAAAGGTCGTCTCAACGGCCATGCGGTACGGGTGCCGCTGGCCAATGCCTCGCTTACCGACTGTGTATTCGAAGTAGAGCGCCCCACCACCGAGGTTGAGGTGAATGCCTTGCTGAAAGCTGCCGCCGACGGCGAGCTTAAGGGCATTCTTGGCTTTGAAGAGCGGCCGCTGGTGTCGATTGATTATCGCACCGACCCGCGCTCCAGTGTGGTGGATGCCCTGTCGACCATGGTGGTCAACGGCACCCAGGTGAAGCTTTACTGCTGGTACGACAACGAATGGGGCTATGCCAACCGGGTGGCCGAACTGGCGCTGATGGTTGGCCGGATGGATAAGGCGTAA
- a CDS encoding MliC family protein → MKFKWIFALALASQPLIAAEGPSFDCNKLGQNPAVAERLICEDAELAALDRQLAKVYSGAREKAHNEHPPMLKAEQRGWIKGRNECWKSSDLKSCVKDNYLLRIAELQARYRLLAERGPFFWDCGTNGELVVSFFDTEPRTLIAERGDSVSLMYSERSASGAKYQGGNESFWEHQGEATVTWGYGSEPFSCKLKN, encoded by the coding sequence ATGAAGTTCAAATGGATATTCGCACTGGCATTGGCAAGCCAGCCCCTTATTGCCGCCGAGGGGCCATCATTCGACTGCAATAAGCTGGGGCAAAACCCGGCTGTGGCAGAGCGTCTTATTTGCGAGGATGCTGAGCTTGCGGCATTGGACCGACAGCTTGCCAAGGTGTACAGCGGCGCCCGTGAGAAGGCGCACAACGAGCATCCTCCCATGCTGAAAGCCGAGCAGCGTGGCTGGATAAAGGGCCGTAACGAGTGCTGGAAAAGCAGCGACCTGAAAAGCTGCGTGAAGGACAATTATCTGCTGCGCATCGCCGAGTTGCAGGCTCGCTATCGCTTGCTTGCCGAACGAGGTCCCTTCTTTTGGGATTGCGGCACAAACGGAGAATTGGTGGTGAGCTTTTTTGATACCGAACCGCGCACCCTGATTGCCGAGCGGGGCGACAGCGTGTCACTGATGTACAGTGAGCGCAGTGCCAGCGGTGCCAAATACCAGGGCGGGAACGAAAGCTTCTGGGAACATCAGGGAGAAGCCACTGTGACCTGGGGCTATGGCAGCGAGCCATTCAGCTGCAAGCTGAAAAACTAA
- a CDS encoding YhcH/YjgK/YiaL family protein, with protein sequence MIVDKLENRHRYTNLHPRITAALEFLASTDLAALPKGRHTIDGDKLFAIVNDYLTQPAGTEPFETHRRYADVQFVVSGEEAFGYLPLEQQQPLAAYNEAHDFVEYDYEQNREAACFIPLKANMFAIFMPEDMHMPGTGELPVAVRKVVCKVLL encoded by the coding sequence ATGATTGTAGATAAACTGGAAAACCGCCACAGATACACAAACCTGCATCCGCGCATCACGGCCGCGCTGGAGTTTCTCGCCAGTACAGATCTGGCCGCGCTGCCAAAAGGGCGTCACACCATCGACGGCGATAAACTGTTTGCCATCGTTAACGACTACCTCACCCAGCCCGCCGGCACCGAACCCTTTGAAACCCACAGACGCTATGCCGACGTGCAATTTGTGGTCAGTGGTGAAGAAGCCTTTGGTTACCTGCCGCTGGAGCAGCAACAGCCGCTGGCTGCCTACAACGAAGCCCATGATTTTGTTGAATATGATTATGAGCAAAACCGAGAGGCCGCCTGCTTTATCCCACTGAAGGCCAATATGTTCGCCATTTTCATGCCGGAAGACATGCATATGCCGGGTACCGGTGAGCTGCCAGTGGCGGTACGCAAAGTGGTATGCAAGGTGCTCTTGTGA
- a CDS encoding DMT family transporter, whose protein sequence is MPWGNEVDAVSLRTGLIYVAVAVLFWGMLPIALKLSAAFIDPVTLTWFRFLVALLVSVAVQWLGGRLRQFAALNRRDWTMLLAASLLLMFNYVSFVYSLDYLAPGVAQLSFQTAPFFLAFGGVLFFAERLKAVQLACFALLALGMYCFFAPRLSFDGGAGELLLGLLIVQASALAWTSYALLQKALIPKLSPANVLLFIYGAGILVMAPLCDFSAFASMDQGAWLVAIFCAINTLVAYGCFGQSMKYWPTAQVSAMLALTPVVSFTLTAIVVALNWWPGVFVSDSLTALSLGGIVLIVAAVAALQLLPKYLAAKAARAQARTQAEGEAVTGADAVTGEPRQ, encoded by the coding sequence ATGCCTTGGGGGAATGAAGTGGACGCCGTATCGCTGCGCACGGGCCTGATTTATGTCGCTGTTGCCGTGCTGTTCTGGGGCATGTTGCCCATTGCTTTAAAACTGTCGGCAGCCTTTATCGACCCAGTCACTCTGACCTGGTTTCGCTTCTTGGTGGCCCTGCTGGTGAGTGTTGCTGTGCAGTGGCTTGGTGGCCGTTTGCGTCAGTTTGCAGCCCTGAATCGCCGCGACTGGACTATGCTGCTCGCGGCCTCGCTGCTGCTGATGTTCAACTACGTCTCCTTTGTCTATTCCCTCGATTATCTGGCGCCCGGTGTGGCGCAGCTCAGTTTCCAAACCGCGCCCTTTTTCCTTGCCTTTGGCGGGGTGCTGTTTTTTGCCGAGCGGCTTAAGGCGGTGCAATTGGCCTGTTTTGCCTTGCTGGCGCTGGGCATGTACTGCTTTTTTGCCCCCAGACTCAGTTTCGATGGCGGCGCCGGAGAGTTGCTGCTAGGCCTGCTGATTGTGCAGGCATCGGCTTTGGCCTGGACCAGTTATGCGCTGCTGCAAAAGGCGCTGATCCCCAAGCTGTCGCCCGCCAATGTGCTGCTGTTTATTTATGGTGCCGGGATTCTGGTGATGGCGCCGCTATGCGATTTCTCAGCCTTTGCCTCTATGGATCAGGGCGCTTGGCTGGTGGCCATTTTCTGCGCCATCAATACCCTGGTGGCATATGGCTGCTTTGGTCAGTCCATGAAGTATTGGCCCACGGCCCAGGTGAGCGCCATGCTGGCATTGACGCCGGTGGTGAGCTTTACCCTTACCGCCATAGTCGTGGCGCTGAACTGGTGGCCAGGGGTGTTTGTCTCAGATAGCCTTACGGCGCTGAGTTTGGGCGGCATAGTGCTGATTGTCGCCGCCGTGGCGGCACTGCAATTACTGCCGAAGTATCTGGCGGCAAAGGCGGCCCGTGCTCAGGCGCGCACTCAAGCAGAGGGCGAGGCTGTGACAGGGGCAGATGCTGTAACAGGAGAGCCCCGCCAATGA
- a CDS encoding HAD family hydrolase, with protein sequence MTPGNTRAASPQFQRPLQLSSIDAVVFDLDGTLAHSNPDFPAMRAALRLASGADILAHVQSLPASEQARALDIVHHFELEAAANASWIDGAAELLNWLHAEGLPIAVLTRNMREAASHTLSRLGLEVDVLLTREDAPPKPDPGGLLQIASRWQLEPARLLYVGDYLFDLQTAQRAGSPSALYCPAELPPFASMADVLVPCYFGLIEAFSASRRG encoded by the coding sequence ATGACCCCTGGCAATACCCGCGCGGCTTCACCGCAGTTTCAGCGGCCCTTGCAGCTGAGTAGCATCGATGCCGTGGTGTTCGATTTGGATGGCACCCTGGCCCATTCCAATCCCGATTTTCCCGCGATGCGCGCGGCGCTCAGGCTTGCTTCCGGCGCCGATATTCTGGCCCATGTGCAAAGTCTGCCCGCGTCTGAGCAGGCCCGAGCGCTGGATATTGTGCATCATTTCGAGCTGGAAGCGGCTGCCAATGCCAGTTGGATTGATGGTGCGGCTGAGCTGCTGAACTGGCTCCATGCTGAAGGCCTGCCCATAGCCGTGCTGACCCGCAATATGCGCGAAGCCGCCAGCCATACCCTGAGCCGACTCGGGCTTGAAGTCGATGTGCTTTTGACCCGTGAAGATGCGCCGCCAAAGCCTGATCCGGGCGGACTACTCCAGATAGCCAGCCGCTGGCAGCTTGAGCCTGCGCGGCTTTTGTATGTGGGGGATTATCTGTTTGATTTGCAAACCGCCCAGCGGGCAGGCAGCCCGTCCGCTTTGTATTGCCCTGCAGAATTGCCACCTTTTGCCTCTATGGCAGATGTGCTGGTTCCCTGCTATTTTGGCTTGATTGAGGCGTTCAGCGCGAGCCGGCGCGGCTAA
- the arsJ gene encoding organoarsenical effux MFS transporter ArsJ, protein MFARGNTLTPEQRQYLLVTANYWAFTLTDGALRMLVVLYFHQLGYAPLAIAMLFLFYEFFGVVTNLVGGWLGARIGLNRTMNLGMGLQILALGMLLAPAAWLTVPWVMAAQALSGIAKDLNKMSAKSAIKTLVPKEGQDEKLFKYIALLTGSKNALKGVGFFLGGALLSLLGFAGAVAILLMLLALIWLDSLAGLKRELGKAKNKPKFKDIFSKSRNINILSAARLFLFAARDVWFVVALPVYLAVQFGWDHWQVGSFLAAWIIGYGLVQTSAPLITRRAGRTPGGFEAVLWVSLLMFTPAIIALGLDWGLYWLLAGLLLFGALFAVNSSLHSFLIVHYADEDGVSLDVGFYYMANAAGRLFGTLLSGALFQSWGLAACLWVSAAMLLLTAIISLGLPRQK, encoded by the coding sequence ATGTTTGCGAGGGGCAATACGCTGACGCCTGAGCAGCGCCAATACCTGTTGGTGACCGCCAACTACTGGGCTTTTACCCTTACCGATGGCGCGCTGCGGATGCTGGTGGTGCTCTACTTCCATCAGCTTGGCTATGCGCCGCTGGCGATCGCCATGTTGTTCCTGTTTTACGAGTTTTTTGGGGTGGTGACCAATCTTGTTGGCGGTTGGCTAGGTGCCCGTATTGGTCTTAACCGCACCATGAATCTGGGGATGGGGCTGCAAATTCTGGCGCTGGGTATGCTGCTGGCACCGGCGGCCTGGCTTACCGTGCCCTGGGTGATGGCGGCGCAGGCATTGTCTGGTATTGCCAAAGATCTCAATAAGATGAGTGCGAAAAGCGCCATCAAGACTCTGGTGCCCAAAGAGGGGCAGGACGAAAAGCTGTTTAAATATATCGCCCTGCTCACAGGTTCTAAAAACGCCCTCAAGGGCGTGGGTTTCTTTTTGGGCGGCGCACTCCTGTCGCTGCTTGGCTTTGCGGGCGCGGTGGCGATTTTGCTCATGCTGCTGGCACTGATTTGGCTGGATAGTCTTGCAGGGCTCAAACGGGAACTCGGCAAGGCCAAGAACAAACCCAAGTTCAAAGATATTTTCTCTAAAAGCCGCAATATCAATATCTTGTCTGCTGCGAGACTGTTTTTGTTTGCCGCGCGGGATGTGTGGTTTGTGGTGGCCTTGCCTGTGTATCTGGCGGTGCAGTTTGGCTGGGACCACTGGCAGGTGGGCAGTTTCCTCGCGGCCTGGATTATTGGTTATGGCTTGGTGCAAACCTCGGCGCCACTCATTACCCGCAGGGCCGGGCGGACGCCGGGCGGTTTTGAGGCCGTGCTTTGGGTTAGCCTGCTGATGTTTACTCCGGCCATTATCGCTTTGGGGCTGGATTGGGGGCTCTACTGGCTCCTGGCCGGGCTGCTGTTGTTTGGCGCTCTGTTTGCCGTTAACTCATCGCTGCACAGCTTTTTGATAGTGCATTACGCCGATGAGGATGGGGTGTCACTGGATGTGGGCTTCTACTATATGGCCAATGCCGCTGGCCGGCTGTTTGGCACCCTGCTCTCTGGTGCCCTGTTCCAAAGTTGGGGACTGGCTGCCTGTTTGTGGGTCAGCGCCGCCATGTTGCTGCTGACCGCCATCATCAGTCTTGGGTTACCAAGGCAGAAATAA
- a CDS encoding EAL domain-containing protein encodes MGKLFANRKRDEQTVPAVAPQPAWIIGIIDDEPAIHDVTRLALKHVRIFGRPLEFVSAFSAKEGFDLVKNHPEMALVLLDVVMETDEAGLMLVDRIRNELGNHLLQIVLRTGQPGYTPEEEVILKYEINSYKTKSELTRNKLFTVVATGLRCFRQMDALERSRQGLRSVINAAANLFQERSIHEFASGVLDQIDALFNIKADSLFCVSQRPLNGPFSIESGNQEFLVVAASDKFRDFYGKSLDELDPELEQRQLVQRTLSANQHVFLPSCSCLYLSTPSGWQGVIVAENASGLTQVDQELLQVFCLNVALGLENAKFFSHLNKAAFFDELTGLYNRAGMVEYGAGFLKRGSRGAASLYMLDIDYFHQIIESLGYEFGNNILGKMARVLRKEFANRAMIARLHADVFAVLLPEGRLTAHELAVRCAKPLMIDEQSIRLGLTVGSSVLEQGDDIDIERMLRHAESALKVAKEHRRGSGETFDKRYEQASRDSMTVLSDLRIALDNRELYLVLQPKVDINHGNVMGYEALIRWQHPEKGNIPPGAFIPAVDKSGLYYMVDLYVARAACELINEHPELRVPISINISANSLHHETFVDDLKAEFIKAGVAFNRVELEVTENALVHSDRAIGELHRLHESGFVICLDDFGAGFSSLGYLLRLPIQVIKIDRAFISHLTDSDEAIAVLQGILRIGRDLNKQLIIEGVETEAQLALLKSMQVDYVQGFFFYRPLPVKEALALLDGSNI; translated from the coding sequence TTGGGTAAGCTATTTGCCAATCGCAAGCGCGATGAACAGACAGTACCGGCAGTGGCGCCCCAGCCTGCCTGGATTATCGGCATCATTGATGATGAGCCCGCCATCCATGATGTGACCCGTCTGGCGCTGAAGCATGTGCGGATTTTTGGCCGGCCGCTTGAGTTTGTCTCCGCCTTCAGTGCCAAAGAAGGCTTTGATTTGGTTAAGAACCATCCCGAGATGGCGCTGGTGCTGCTGGATGTGGTGATGGAAACCGACGAAGCCGGACTCATGCTGGTGGACCGCATCCGCAATGAGCTTGGCAATCATTTGCTGCAAATCGTGCTCAGAACCGGTCAGCCCGGTTACACCCCCGAAGAGGAAGTCATCCTCAAATACGAAATCAACTCCTACAAAACCAAGAGCGAGCTGACCCGCAATAAGCTGTTTACCGTGGTGGCCACTGGCCTGCGCTGTTTCAGGCAGATGGATGCGTTGGAGCGCAGCCGTCAGGGACTCAGATCGGTCATTAACGCTGCCGCCAATTTGTTTCAGGAGCGCTCTATTCATGAATTTGCCAGTGGTGTGCTGGACCAAATCGATGCTCTGTTCAATATCAAGGCCGACAGCCTGTTTTGTGTGTCCCAGCGGCCGCTGAATGGCCCCTTTTCCATTGAGTCGGGCAATCAGGAGTTTTTGGTGGTGGCCGCCAGCGACAAGTTCCGTGATTTTTACGGCAAGAGCCTGGATGAGCTCGACCCTGAGCTGGAACAGCGTCAACTGGTACAGCGGACTCTAAGCGCCAATCAGCACGTCTTTTTACCCAGTTGCAGCTGCCTGTATCTGTCGACTCCATCTGGCTGGCAGGGGGTGATAGTGGCCGAAAATGCCAGTGGGCTGACCCAGGTGGATCAGGAGCTGCTGCAGGTATTTTGCCTCAATGTGGCGCTGGGGCTGGAGAACGCCAAGTTTTTCTCCCACCTCAATAAAGCGGCATTTTTTGATGAACTCACCGGCCTCTACAACCGCGCAGGCATGGTGGAATATGGCGCCGGGTTCCTTAAGCGAGGCAGCCGCGGAGCCGCCAGCCTCTATATGCTGGATATTGATTATTTTCATCAGATTATCGAGTCGCTGGGCTATGAGTTCGGCAATAACATTCTCGGTAAAATGGCGCGGGTGCTGCGTAAGGAATTTGCCAACCGCGCCATGATAGCGCGCCTGCATGCCGACGTGTTTGCGGTGCTGCTGCCCGAAGGGCGACTGACCGCCCACGAGCTGGCGGTGCGCTGCGCCAAACCGCTGATGATAGACGAACAATCGATTCGGCTGGGGCTGACCGTGGGCAGCTCAGTGCTGGAGCAGGGTGACGACATAGATATAGAGCGGATGCTGCGCCATGCCGAGTCGGCGCTCAAGGTCGCCAAAGAGCACAGGCGTGGCTCGGGCGAAACCTTTGATAAACGTTATGAGCAGGCGTCCCGCGACAGCATGACTGTGCTCAGCGACCTGCGTATAGCGCTGGATAATCGCGAGCTGTATCTGGTGTTGCAGCCCAAGGTGGATATTAACCATGGCAATGTGATGGGCTATGAGGCGCTTATCCGCTGGCAGCACCCTGAAAAAGGCAACATCCCCCCCGGGGCCTTCATTCCCGCAGTGGATAAATCCGGGCTTTACTACATGGTCGACCTCTATGTCGCCCGCGCCGCCTGTGAACTTATCAATGAGCATCCCGAGCTGAGGGTGCCGATTTCCATCAATATTTCGGCCAACTCGCTGCACCACGAAACCTTTGTTGATGATCTCAAAGCAGAATTTATCAAAGCAGGTGTGGCCTTCAATCGGGTGGAGCTGGAGGTCACCGAAAATGCGCTGGTGCATTCAGATCGCGCCATTGGCGAGCTGCATCGACTGCATGAAAGCGGCTTTGTGATTTGTCTGGATGACTTTGGCGCCGGCTTCTCATCCCTTGGCTATCTGCTGCGGTTGCCTATTCAGGTAATTAAAATCGACCGGGCTTTTATCTCCCACCTCACCGACAGCGACGAGGCCATTGCCGTGTTACAGGGTATATTGCGTATAGGGCGCGACCTTAATAAACAGCTGATTATTGAAGGGGTTGAAACAGAAGCCCAGTTGGCATTGCTGAAGTCGATGCAGGTGGATTACGTGCAGGGCTTTTTCTTCTACCGCCCATTGCCGGTGAAAGAAGCGCTGGCGCTGCTCGATGGCAGTAATATCTGA
- a CDS encoding alkaline phosphatase, whose product MKHKSLLAVAIATALMSGCNDDKTVEVIKEVEVIKEVAPEEVTSVKNVILMIGDGMGAQQVGLLEEYARRAPASTYNAKGNQTALKRLGDAGQMGLSLNGPDGSLVVDSACSASQLATGKPAGSEMIGLDAQGYVVETILEMAKAKGKATGLVSDTRLTHATPAAFAAHQPHRSYESAIAAEMVDKSVVDVMLSGGAREFIPQDASSNDAVKAELAALGAAASVVKKSKRKDDRNLLKEAKESKGYQLAFDREQLAAADGDKLLGLFANSGMMDAIAYKACQQAGDCKEPSLRDMTLKALDILSKDPDGFFLMIEGGQIDWAGHVNDAGWMLNELLRFDEAVDAVYEWAKERDDTLVLVTADHETGSFGLSYSRKDLPEAQSLPGDGMQGADYQPNFNFGSLDKLDKLYAQSGTFYNMMDSVSADWAFDGTTGDQWAAAINQYSQFKVTPEQAAPVALREPNEYWVDGHSYLSATVFPKVNDFKEFYVYADEVHANLIGRALAADQNVVWGTGTHTAAPVPVYAFGPYGVTKQFSTMQHHTEIGQKMIKALIGE is encoded by the coding sequence ATGAAACATAAAAGCCTGCTGGCAGTCGCCATCGCCACCGCCCTGATGAGTGGCTGCAACGATGACAAAACCGTTGAAGTAATTAAGGAAGTCGAGGTCATTAAAGAAGTGGCGCCCGAGGAAGTGACCTCGGTGAAAAACGTCATTCTGATGATTGGCGACGGCATGGGTGCTCAGCAGGTAGGTCTGCTGGAAGAATACGCCCGCCGCGCCCCCGCCTCTACCTACAACGCCAAGGGCAACCAAACCGCACTCAAGCGCCTGGGCGACGCCGGACAAATGGGTCTGTCACTCAACGGTCCTGACGGTAGCCTGGTGGTTGACTCCGCCTGTTCTGCCAGCCAGCTTGCCACCGGCAAGCCTGCAGGTTCAGAAATGATTGGCCTGGATGCTCAGGGTTATGTAGTTGAAACCATTCTTGAAATGGCAAAAGCCAAGGGCAAGGCCACAGGCCTGGTATCCGATACCCGCCTGACCCACGCCACCCCGGCAGCCTTCGCGGCTCACCAACCACACCGCAGCTATGAGTCAGCCATCGCCGCTGAAATGGTCGACAAGTCCGTGGTCGACGTGATGCTCTCAGGCGGTGCCCGCGAGTTTATCCCACAGGATGCCAGCAGCAACGACGCCGTGAAGGCAGAACTTGCAGCCCTGGGCGCTGCTGCTTCGGTGGTGAAAAAGTCCAAGCGTAAGGACGACCGCAACCTGCTTAAAGAGGCCAAGGAAAGCAAAGGTTATCAGCTGGCATTTGACCGTGAGCAACTGGCCGCCGCCGATGGTGACAAGCTGCTGGGTCTGTTTGCCAACTCAGGCATGATGGACGCCATCGCCTACAAGGCCTGCCAGCAAGCCGGTGATTGCAAAGAGCCATCATTGCGCGACATGACATTGAAAGCGCTGGATATCCTCTCCAAAGATCCCGATGGTTTCTTCCTGATGATCGAAGGCGGCCAGATTGACTGGGCCGGCCACGTGAACGACGCCGGTTGGATGCTCAACGAACTGCTGCGCTTCGATGAAGCCGTGGACGCCGTGTACGAGTGGGCCAAAGAGCGCGACGATACCCTGGTGCTGGTGACCGCCGACCACGAAACCGGCAGCTTCGGCCTGAGCTACAGCCGCAAAGACCTGCCGGAAGCCCAGAGCCTGCCAGGCGACGGCATGCAGGGCGCTGACTACCAGCCCAACTTCAACTTCGGCAGCCTCGATAAACTCGACAAGCTGTACGCCCAGAGCGGCACCTTCTACAACATGATGGACAGCGTGAGCGCTGATTGGGCCTTCGACGGTACCACTGGCGATCAGTGGGCTGCTGCCATTAACCAGTACAGCCAGTTCAAGGTGACCCCAGAGCAGGCCGCCCCGGTTGCCCTGCGCGAACCCAACGAGTACTGGGTAGATGGCCACAGCTACCTGTCTGCCACCGTATTCCCTAAAGTGAACGACTTCAAAGAGTTCTACGTTTACGCCGATGAAGTGCATGCCAACCTGATTGGCCGTGCACTGGCGGCCGACCAAAACGTGGTTTGGGGCACAGGTACGCACACTGCCGCGCCGGTTCCCGTGTACGCCTTTGGCCCATACGGTGTGACCAAGCAATTCTCGACCATGCAGCATCACACTGAAATTGGTCAGAAAATGATTAAAGCCCTGATTGGCGAGTAA
- a CDS encoding ArsR/SmtB family transcription factor translates to MDVVSFFKALADDTRLRILMLIVGETELCVCELTEALGLSQPKISRHLRLLKDAGLLQDRRQGQWVYYRQAETLPDWCAGQLAYLADKGPDWLHEEKQRLSAMGCRPGRCC, encoded by the coding sequence ATGGACGTAGTGAGCTTCTTCAAGGCGCTGGCCGATGACACCAGGCTGAGAATATTGATGCTGATTGTGGGTGAAACTGAGCTGTGCGTGTGTGAGCTGACCGAGGCGCTGGGGCTGAGTCAGCCCAAAATCTCCCGCCATCTGCGGCTACTGAAAGACGCAGGCCTGCTGCAGGACAGACGTCAGGGCCAGTGGGTCTATTACCGTCAGGCAGAAACGCTGCCCGACTGGTGTGCAGGCCAGCTTGCATACCTTGCCGATAAGGGCCCGGACTGGCTGCATGAAGAGAAACAACGATTATCTGCCATGGGCTGTCGCCCGGGGCGCTGCTGCTGA
- a CDS encoding MBL fold metallo-hydrolase RNA specificity domain-containing protein, with amino-acid sequence MGMTLTFYGATEEVTGSCHLLELNGKRLLIDCGLIQGRKEQEARNREPFPFDPACIDAVVLSHAHIDHSGRLPLLVKQGFSGPIFTHSATHELCAILLKDAAMLQAKDTERQNKKRLKKGLEPLEVLFDEKDVDHAISRFIPIDYGLRLDPIPGVTVTLSDAGHILGSALLEFELDDGRHRKKLVFSGDLGRAGMPILQDPVMVDSADLVLMESTYGNRQHRSWEATLAELKVIFARAISGSSGNILIPAFSVGRAQELLYLFHLYAKDWDLSRWTICLDSPMAIEATKVYIRHYPLMDEDFKRFVRQHPGKHPLLSDVEFIQNTEDSMALNEIHQGLIIIAGSGMCNGGRIRCHLEHNLFRPECDIIICGYQAEGTPGRALVDGVDSLTINGQSIDVRARIHTVGGLSAHADQAELIRWYQHFEHRPPLVLVHGEKEAQEILMATLENTAEPPRALAAAGFADSLDLTALPTLRWRWQGQTED; translated from the coding sequence ATGGGGATGACACTGACGTTTTACGGCGCCACTGAAGAAGTAACCGGCTCGTGCCATTTGCTTGAACTTAATGGTAAACGGCTGCTGATTGACTGTGGTCTGATCCAGGGCCGTAAAGAGCAGGAAGCCCGTAATCGTGAACCCTTTCCCTTTGACCCCGCCTGCATAGACGCGGTTGTCCTCTCCCACGCGCATATCGACCACTCAGGCAGGCTGCCACTCTTGGTCAAACAGGGCTTCAGCGGCCCGATTTTCACCCACAGCGCTACCCACGAACTGTGCGCCATTCTGCTTAAGGATGCCGCCATGTTGCAGGCCAAAGACACAGAGCGACAAAACAAAAAGCGTCTTAAAAAGGGCCTTGAGCCGCTTGAGGTATTGTTCGATGAAAAAGATGTCGACCATGCCATCAGCCGGTTTATTCCCATCGACTATGGGCTGCGACTCGACCCCATCCCCGGTGTAACCGTGACCCTCAGCGATGCAGGCCATATTCTCGGCTCGGCGCTGCTGGAGTTTGAGCTGGATGATGGAAGGCACCGCAAAAAGCTGGTGTTCTCCGGCGACCTTGGCCGTGCCGGCATGCCGATTTTGCAAGACCCGGTTATGGTCGACAGTGCCGATTTGGTGCTGATGGAGTCGACCTATGGCAACCGTCAGCACCGTAGCTGGGAAGCCACCCTTGCCGAGCTTAAAGTCATTTTCGCCCGCGCCATCAGCGGCAGCAGCGGTAATATTCTGATCCCTGCCTTTTCGGTGGGACGGGCGCAGGAGCTGTTGTACCTGTTCCACCTGTATGCCAAAGACTGGGATTTGTCCCGCTGGACCATCTGTCTGGACAGCCCGATGGCGATTGAGGCCACCAAGGTTTACATCCGCCACTATCCGCTGATGGATGAAGACTTTAAACGCTTTGTGCGCCAACACCCCGGCAAACATCCGCTGCTTTCCGATGTGGAGTTTATCCAAAACACCGAAGACTCGATGGCACTCAATGAGATACATCAGGGACTTATCATCATTGCCGGCAGCGGCATGTGCAATGGTGGCCGCATTCGCTGTCATCTGGAGCACAACCTGTTCAGACCCGAGTGCGACATCATCATCTGTGGCTATCAGGCCGAAGGCACGCCGGGCAGGGCGCTGGTGGATGGTGTCGACAGTCTTACCATCAATGGCCAGTCAATCGATGTCAGGGCACGGATCCATACAGTGGGTGGCCTGTCGGCCCATGCGGATCAGGCAGAGCTGATCCGCTGGTATCAGCACTTTGAGCACAGACCGCCACTGGTGTTGGTGCATGGCGAAAAAGAAGCTCAGGAAATCCTTATGGCTACCCTGGAAAACACCGCCGAGCCTCCCAGGGCACTGGCCGCTGCTGGCTTTGCCGACAGCCTGGACCTGACCGCGCTACCGACGCTGCGCTGGCGTTGGCAGGGGCAGACAGAAGATTAA